DNA sequence from the Thiobacillus sp. SCUT-2 genome:
GGCCGACACGCCCAGCAGCGCTGCCACGACGAGCGCCACGATCCGGATGTGCGTTTTCATTGTTCTCTCCCTCCTTCGACGATGAATTTCGCAGGCCCTGGCGAGGATTCGCGAGCCCCCCTGTCCCGATGTTCGTTTGATATTGGAGACGGCCCATTCTTGCCTGTCCGCCCCGGATCGACAAGCCCGCCGCGCGGCGCGACGAACGGCGCCTCCGCACGGCCGTGTCCCGCATCAATGCGCTTCGGCCTGCTTCATGCGCGCGTCGATCGCGCGTTGCCCGTTCATCCCTCCGTCCCAGGTCGCATTCCGCGGCAGGGTGTTGGCGACCCGCGGCGCGTCCGCCAGATAGCGCTCCAGCGTGAGGCTGCCGATCGAGACGGGCACGGCGACGGCGCGCGGCTTCTGCATGATCTCCGCGACCAGCGCCTCGTTGACCGCGACGTTCGGGCGGGCGCCGGGCCGGGCCCGCATCAGCTTGCGCACGAACGCGGCGCGCTGTGCCTCGCCCTGCGGCGCTTTGCGCGTGTCGTCCTCGAGCACCGGGAAGGCCTGCATCACCAGCGCATCGCCGCGCCAGCCGAGCAGAACCGGCTGATTGACGACGGTGACCGGCGTGCCGACCGGCACGGCCTCGTACATGCCGACGATGTCCTCCGGGTACATGCGCAGGCAGCCATGCGTGCCGCGCAGGCCGATGCTCGGCGGCTTGTCGGTGCCGTGGATCGCGTATTCGGGCCAGCCCAGCCGCAGCACATGCGTGCCCATCGGATTGTCCGGTCCCGGCGGCACCACCTTGGGCAGCGGGTCGCCGTCGGCCGCGTGCTCCTTGCGGATCGCGGGCGTCGGAATCCACGCCGGGGCCTCGGTCTTC
Encoded proteins:
- a CDS encoding L,D-transpeptidase family protein, translated to MKTRWIDALQAALRRPSSLLRCGLLAGLAALAGCQSLGGPAASANPHGAAALPVPVATDAFTIAPGDDVVGTVQVVKANADDTLSDIARRFNVGYEEIVDANPGVDPWVPGAGTEVVVPTAFVLPDAKREGIVINLAAMRLFYFPKAKPGERQQVITHPIGIGRVGWRTPEGSTRVVSKTEAPAWIPTPAIRKEHAADGDPLPKVVPPGPDNPMGTHVLRLGWPEYAIHGTDKPPSIGLRGTHGCLRMYPEDIVGMYEAVPVGTPVTVVNQPVLLGWRGDALVMQAFPVLEDDTRKAPQGEAQRAAFVRKLMRARPGARPNVAVNEALVAEIMQKPRAVAVPVSIGSLTLERYLADAPRVANTLPRNATWDGGMNGQRAIDARMKQAEAH